A window of Phyllobacterium sp. T1293 contains these coding sequences:
- a CDS encoding autotransporter outer membrane beta-barrel domain-containing protein: MYFHAKSAGVSARHSLTATLRNQLLKSACAALIVTAGFSAVKAQEIPSSDAANPGNDAELQSIEVVEQNMLIGSQRSDDTDGPVAPGEMKMFENVRFSGGLKLLDAPSGNITVEGNGHVLVDNGDMHGDLTPNNGAAWVDGETGNVAVGKGAILTVGEQGETHDLLVDGGHAYIYGLSGDTFVNTGGLLHVKDEGEIGALTVNSGDAFVDGKAGHVSISGGQMRVGAKGTVEDVVLHRGSALIYGTSGDIQVHDDTLLSVHSGGVSGNVTVNGGTAFIGGNSQDVTVHAGGLLLGNGTVHDLTAHTGGTVAPGDPVGTLHVTGNATFDRGSFFDVEIAPDKSLSDRLAVAGDVTLSGGRVNLRFAGQEAPMSEQQMQDLFLGHYTILTSDKRINGAFETITPQYNYISPSLTYAADGSAVAVGFDLIDPDTGKPLEGTTDQQPQPGGHPDGGTKPETDQSKMQRIEAKVKNIVLADATSPNQKSVGEAIKQLDLGNPLLGAVLFSSKNEVLNYDAPSGDIYASVRSVLAEDGRFIRDAANSRIRAAFTDASGYHAALTERTVKGPAVGFNSAVPTTDIWGHAYGSWGHAQSDGNAAAYSRNIGGIVTGVDGRIGEKWRLGVLAAYGNTSLHGAGSSASADSYQLGVYGGTKMDALTLSFGTSFAHHAIDTNRKIRFGRMAETDSASYAANALQVFGEAAYRIDTPFVMFEPFAGVAYTHLKADDFRETGGVAALSGASATTDLTTTTLGLRTSYSFALSEKTMVTARGMAGWKHAFGDTAPDASMAFASGRAFSIKGLGTARDAALIEAGLDFDIGNATSIGVSYAGQFSDRNHDNALKADLTIRF, encoded by the coding sequence ATGTATTTTCACGCCAAAAGTGCGGGTGTATCCGCACGTCACAGCCTTACCGCAACCTTACGCAATCAGTTGTTGAAAAGCGCCTGCGCCGCATTGATCGTGACTGCGGGTTTCAGCGCCGTAAAGGCGCAGGAAATCCCATCATCGGATGCGGCAAATCCGGGCAACGATGCGGAGCTGCAATCAATAGAAGTCGTTGAGCAAAATATGCTCATCGGGTCTCAACGTTCTGATGACACGGACGGCCCGGTGGCTCCCGGGGAAATGAAAATGTTTGAGAATGTCAGGTTCAGCGGCGGGCTTAAACTATTGGACGCCCCAAGTGGCAACATCACCGTGGAGGGCAACGGCCATGTGCTGGTAGACAATGGGGATATGCACGGAGATCTGACGCCGAACAATGGAGCTGCCTGGGTCGACGGGGAGACCGGCAATGTTGCGGTTGGGAAAGGCGCAATTCTGACTGTCGGCGAACAGGGCGAAACGCATGATCTGCTCGTGGATGGCGGCCATGCTTACATTTACGGTCTAAGCGGCGATACATTTGTCAACACTGGCGGGCTTTTGCATGTCAAGGATGAGGGCGAGATCGGCGCTCTGACCGTGAATAGCGGCGATGCCTTTGTCGATGGAAAGGCCGGGCACGTCTCAATCAGCGGCGGGCAGATGCGTGTTGGTGCCAAAGGGACGGTTGAAGATGTGGTGCTGCATCGCGGAAGCGCGCTCATTTATGGCACCAGCGGCGACATTCAGGTCCATGACGACACTCTATTGAGCGTTCATTCCGGCGGTGTGAGCGGCAATGTTACCGTTAATGGCGGCACAGCCTTCATTGGCGGAAACAGCCAGGATGTTACTGTCCACGCCGGCGGTTTGCTTCTGGGCAATGGCACGGTACACGATCTGACAGCGCATACCGGTGGCACGGTTGCTCCGGGAGATCCGGTCGGCACGCTGCATGTGACGGGTAATGCGACGTTTGACCGGGGCAGTTTTTTCGATGTTGAAATTGCTCCGGATAAAAGCCTTTCGGATCGTTTGGCCGTTGCGGGCGATGTCACACTTTCGGGCGGCCGCGTAAATCTGCGGTTTGCCGGTCAGGAAGCGCCCATGAGCGAGCAGCAGATGCAGGATTTGTTTCTCGGACACTATACGATTTTGACGTCGGACAAGCGCATCAACGGCGCTTTTGAAACCATCACCCCACAATATAATTATATCTCTCCATCCCTGACCTATGCTGCCGATGGGAGTGCTGTGGCTGTTGGCTTTGATTTGATTGATCCGGACACCGGCAAGCCATTGGAAGGGACGACGGATCAACAGCCGCAACCCGGCGGTCATCCGGATGGCGGCACAAAGCCTGAAACAGATCAGTCGAAAATGCAGCGTATTGAGGCAAAGGTTAAAAATATTGTTCTCGCAGATGCAACCTCACCCAACCAGAAGAGTGTAGGCGAAGCCATAAAGCAGCTTGACCTTGGCAATCCACTGCTGGGCGCTGTGCTCTTTTCCAGCAAAAATGAGGTTTTGAACTATGATGCGCCGTCGGGTGATATTTATGCCTCGGTGCGCAGCGTTCTGGCCGAAGATGGCCGCTTTATCCGCGATGCGGCCAATAGCCGGATCAGGGCGGCATTCACCGATGCCTCAGGTTATCACGCCGCGCTGACGGAACGCACGGTCAAGGGCCCGGCGGTTGGGTTCAATTCGGCTGTTCCCACCACGGATATCTGGGGCCATGCCTATGGTTCATGGGGCCATGCGCAGAGCGATGGCAATGCCGCTGCCTATAGCCGCAACATTGGTGGCATTGTCACCGGCGTGGATGGCAGGATTGGGGAAAAATGGCGGCTGGGTGTGCTGGCTGCCTATGGCAACACATCGCTGCATGGTGCCGGTTCGTCCGCCTCCGCCGATAGTTATCAGCTGGGTGTCTATGGCGGCACGAAAATGGACGCGCTGACCTTGAGCTTTGGCACCAGCTTTGCCCATCATGCCATCGATACCAACCGCAAAATCCGTTTTGGCCGGATGGCTGAAACCGACAGCGCATCCTACGCCGCCAATGCGTTGCAGGTCTTTGGCGAGGCCGCTTATCGCATTGATACACCTTTTGTGATGTTCGAGCCTTTTGCTGGCGTGGCCTATACCCACCTGAAAGCCGATGATTTCAGGGAAACCGGCGGGGTTGCTGCCCTGTCAGGCGCGTCGGCCACGACAGATCTGACCACGACCACCCTTGGGCTGCGCACCTCCTACAGCTTCGCTTTAAGCGAAAAGACCATGGTCACTGCCCGTGGCATGGCGGGCTGGAAACATGCTTTTGGCGATACGGCGCCCGATGCATCCATGGCCTTTGCAAGCGGCCGCGCCTTCTCGATCAAGGGTCTGGGCACGGCCCGGGATGCAGCGCTTATCGAAGCTGGCCTCGACTTTGACATCGGCAACGCCACCAGCATCGGTGTCAGCTATGCTGGCCAGTTTTCCGACCGGAACCACGACAATGCCCTCAAGGCTGATCTGACGATCCGGTTCTAA
- a CDS encoding YdcF family protein, which yields MKRLIIAGTAVLLALTVALPALAFDPQNAERIKTLVDTGMQYYWSGGDVKKAEAEIFKGITLHGRYDVVEQSFAEASKLAPAQMNFRFAVASSQILQKKVTEARATYEDILAKDPTSFDAQAWIEALARIGNDETGAALAHQALSGLDRDKAEAYRQRFVRAEQIIAEKPNADIPALKGKVMIVALGYALAKDGTMEKPLLDRLDVTLKAAQANPTARIMVTGGQPQAGVTEGDLMTKWLVEKGVDRDRILIEDKSKDTVGNVLNVANLLKRHTADSVILVTSSSHMRRARTLLEDALKQYDIGANVTPVVALDAPTLEEAAKVSADERLVIYRDLMRVSGLWAYPGLQQ from the coding sequence ATGAAACGTCTGATCATTGCCGGAACTGCCGTCCTTCTCGCCCTTACGGTCGCACTGCCTGCCCTCGCCTTTGATCCGCAAAATGCCGAGCGTATCAAGACTTTGGTCGATACTGGCATGCAATATTACTGGAGTGGCGGCGACGTCAAAAAGGCGGAAGCGGAGATTTTCAAGGGTATCACCCTGCATGGCCGCTATGATGTGGTGGAGCAATCCTTTGCTGAGGCCTCGAAACTTGCGCCCGCACAGATGAATTTCCGTTTTGCCGTGGCCTCCTCGCAAATCCTGCAAAAGAAAGTCACCGAAGCCCGCGCCACCTACGAGGACATTCTGGCAAAGGACCCAACCTCATTCGATGCGCAGGCGTGGATCGAAGCACTCGCCCGTATTGGCAATGACGAGACGGGAGCGGCCCTCGCCCATCAGGCGCTTTCAGGGCTCGACCGTGACAAGGCGGAAGCCTACCGCCAGCGTTTTGTGCGCGCCGAACAGATCATTGCGGAAAAACCCAATGCGGATATTCCCGCGCTCAAGGGCAAGGTTATGATCGTGGCGCTTGGCTATGCACTGGCCAAGGACGGCACAATGGAAAAGCCGTTGCTTGACCGTTTGGATGTAACGCTGAAAGCCGCGCAGGCGAACCCGACGGCCCGCATCATGGTCACAGGCGGCCAGCCGCAGGCCGGTGTCACCGAGGGCGATCTCATGACCAAATGGCTGGTGGAAAAGGGTGTTGACCGCGATCGCATTCTCATTGAGGACAAATCCAAGGATACGGTCGGTAATGTGCTCAATGTCGCCAATCTCCTGAAGCGGCATACGGCTGACAGCGTTATTCTGGTGACGAGTTCCAGCCATATGCGCCGCGCCCGCACGCTGCTGGAAGATGCGCTGAAGCAATATGATATCGGCGCCAATGTTACGCCTGTCGTGGCGCTTGATGCACCGACACTGGAGGAAGCGGCAAAGGTTTCAGCGGATGAACGGCTGGTGATCTATCGCGATCTGATGCGCGTCTCGGGCCTGTGGGCCTATCCCGGTTTGCAGCAATAA
- a CDS encoding DUF2336 domain-containing protein has translation MKYPEFRALEDRNGGSKADDLLTASITAFCCVARPAKSDARQLEDLAVPLLALASPRVRRHAAAALSEMPHAPKRLILALAADDVDISAPLLLRSPVLKPADLIGLIQQKGIGHARAIARRQIEDAALLQTLRHFHDPAIDRALALQTGLPVSQEEEPLDRVETESPRLRETREALRALMRDTDAGLSTDQALADHLIDAALLDQTHFFRGEFAKALDLDNETAERIIGHSLNAELTIALASLGLSAEAAHLVLTGLFGLVHKDLHSLRLFVQSYRQIDQDKAQATINRWKTEENSQKLRQKLREMAADFERGGTGSSTRKVS, from the coding sequence GTGAAGTATCCTGAGTTTCGGGCACTTGAAGACCGCAATGGCGGCAGCAAGGCTGACGATCTCCTGACCGCGTCCATCACCGCCTTCTGCTGCGTCGCAAGACCGGCAAAGAGCGATGCCCGTCAGCTTGAGGATCTTGCCGTTCCGCTTCTCGCCCTCGCCTCGCCGCGCGTGCGCCGTCATGCGGCCGCCGCCCTTTCCGAAATGCCCCACGCGCCGAAACGTCTGATTCTCGCGCTTGCTGCGGATGATGTGGATATTTCCGCGCCATTGCTGCTGCGCTCGCCGGTTTTGAAACCGGCTGATCTCATCGGCCTTATCCAGCAAAAAGGCATCGGCCATGCCCGCGCCATTGCGCGGCGGCAGATCGAGGATGCTGCGCTTCTGCAAACCCTGCGTCATTTTCACGACCCGGCCATTGACCGCGCCCTGGCGCTGCAGACCGGATTGCCCGTCAGCCAAGAGGAAGAGCCTTTGGACCGTGTGGAAACAGAATCGCCGCGCCTGCGCGAAACCCGTGAGGCACTGCGCGCCCTGATGCGCGATACGGATGCCGGGCTTTCCACGGATCAGGCGCTGGCGGACCATTTGATTGATGCTGCACTTCTCGACCAAACACACTTCTTCCGTGGCGAATTCGCCAAGGCGCTCGATCTCGACAATGAAACGGCTGAGCGTATCATCGGCCATAGCCTGAATGCGGAGCTGACAATTGCGCTGGCCTCGCTGGGCCTATCAGCGGAAGCGGCGCATCTGGTGCTGACAGGGCTTTTCGGCCTCGTACACAAGGATCTGCACTCGCTGCGCCTCTTCGTCCAATCCTACCGGCAGATCGATCAGGACAAGGCGCAGGCGACCATCAATCGCTGGAAGACCGAGGAAAACTCGCAAAAGCTGCGGCAGAAATTGCGGGAAATGGCGGCGGATTTCGAGCGTGGCGGCACCGGGTCATCAACGCGCAAAGTATCCTGA
- a CDS encoding autotransporter domain-containing protein: MNVNPQLKKTNTTTTTNTNTNSPQLENNGGGNIVAAGDGKVQLPSVNVIADDTAKTANGTHDTGKVKGGAGSALIARNKKGVITSAAPLTIITGGDDATAVWAEKGGKITLFEGTTVNTSGKGARALLSSGALSHISGKKLTILTKGDEAAGATAQDGGSVELTGGKLTTKGKGAFGLMSLGKDSTVTANNVELSTSGAEAHGAIVSDGSKLTITGGSVTALGDKAAALHALSSSKAMNTSTATITNATLRSDKGVGITVTGPSVILKADLTGSTISGASGLLSVKDGGALNLTADAASKLTGTAVVDAKSFANLTLQNNAVWNITGNSNLTSLTLDGGTLRYEAASALQINQPLNLDARGATIDTQNLDVGLWTKLSGAGGLTKTGDGKLILYVQSDYYKGQTKVAAGTLEVIGQLGGVVTVQDKAKLGGSGRVGSLIVEKGGTAAPGNSVGTTLQAGDATFKQGSIFDVEITKDKSRTDQLVVDGEAHLLGGIVNVRLEGDKALLTKETVESLFKKNYVILTAGKMTGKFDDVFPHYNYISPSLAYTDKAVVLGFDLTPAAKTEAEQKLVKEQQELAAKQKLDSDKIKASDNPVKTGENPIKTSENSVKTGEGQQPKPVVDKDQQPKPTNDKQPPSVVDKGQQPQPANDKQPKPVVDKDQQPKPASDKQPKPVVDKDQQPKPASDKQPPSVVANGQQPQPASDKQPPSVVDKDQQPKPASDKQPPSVVANGQQPQPASDKQPPSVVDKDQQPKPVVDKDQQPKPASDKQPPSVVANGQQPQPASDKQPKPVVDKDQQPQPASDKQPKPVVDKDQQPKPASDKQPPSVVDKDQQPKPASDKQPPSVVANGQQPQPANDKQPKPVVDKDQQPKPASDKQPKPVVDKVQLPSVNVIADGKTQIASGTYDTGKTDGGAGSALIARNKEGVITSSTPLVINTGGNDASGVVAAKGGKITLSEGTTVNTSGNNARALLSWDPRSSISGENLTILTKGETADGAKALGEGLVKLTGGTVTTTGRKADGLVSYEKGSQITAEGAEIFTKGDEAVGVMAEKGGSITLTGGKVVTSGKQADGVLALDGGTINLLEGTTVEASGPYAGALSSFGSQSHISGKNLSLSTKGDLAIGAEAQEGGVVELTGGKVTTTGLYAHGLLSSRKGSRLTANGVETSTSGVDTYGVAVSECGELTIIGGSITVSGDRSAALFSQSFADMIDPNIATITNAKLRSDKGVGIDVKDIGTTLTAHLTGSTVSGASGLLSVEDGGTLNLTADAASKLTGTAVVDAKSFANLTLQNNAVWNITGNSNLTSLTLDGGTLRYEAASALQTTKPLDLKERGATIDTQNLDVLLSTKLSGAGGLTKTGDGKLILDAQSGDYKGQTKVAAGTLAVNGQLGGVVTVQDKAKLGGSGRVGTLIVEKGGTAAPGNSVGTLQAGDATFKQGSIFDVEITKDKSRTDQIAVDGEAHLLGGIVNVRLEGDKALLTKETVESLFKKNYVILTAGKMTGKFDDVFPHYNYISPSLAYTDKTVVLGFDLVPPVSKPVDEAKPPVANVPVQPVPAFAEPPKPTVVVTPKPVDAPKPPVANVPVQPVPAFAEPPKPPVVVAPKPVDAPKPPVANVPAQPVPAPAEQPKPPVVVASVQPAPKPVDAPKPPVANVPAQPVQAPAEQPKPPVVVASVQPVSKPVDEAKPPVANVPAQPVQAPVEQPKVVAPVATAVQPVDQRKAEEEADRLKTALLKERVKNLALVDTVTNNQKSVGAAIKTFDLGNPLLNTVLFSKVGEKLDYDALGGDIHASLRGALAKDSQFVRDAASDRIRAAFGDATGSKAAPVLAYGPETKRGNAVAGEAFAAVEPAASTTALWGTAYGSRNHAGTDGNAAGFSRNTGGLITGLDGVLAETWRFGLLAGYGNTSLNADRSHASVDTYQVGVYGGTKVDALTLSLGTSFAHHEISTRRKVAFGSIAETDKAEYAANTVQVFGEAAYRIDTPYAALEPFAAAAYTHLKANDFAELGGITALSGLSGTTDLTTTTLGVRASHSFVLSGTTVLTARGMAGWRHAYGDRAPDVSVALAGADGMLVAGLPLAQDTALAEAGLSFDIGKATTIGVTYTGQFSQQAHDNAVKADLTVRF, translated from the coding sequence TTGAATGTAAATCCGCAGCTTAAAAAGACAAATACAACTACAACTACAAATACGAATACAAATAGTCCGCAGCTTGAAAACAATGGTGGTGGCAACATTGTCGCGGCTGGCGATGGCAAGGTCCAACTCCCGTCGGTCAACGTGATTGCCGACGACACAGCAAAAACCGCAAACGGAACCCACGACACTGGCAAAGTTAAGGGGGGTGCCGGAAGCGCGTTAATCGCCCGCAACAAGAAGGGCGTCATCACCAGTGCCGCGCCGCTGACAATCATCACTGGCGGTGACGACGCCACCGCGGTGTGGGCTGAGAAGGGTGGAAAGATCACATTGTTCGAAGGCACCACGGTCAATACATCGGGAAAGGGTGCAAGAGCGCTTCTCTCATCGGGCGCCCTGTCGCACATTTCGGGGAAGAAACTCACCATTTTAACCAAGGGAGACGAAGCAGCCGGGGCTACGGCGCAAGATGGAGGCTCGGTTGAGCTGACCGGCGGAAAGCTGACCACAAAAGGCAAGGGTGCTTTCGGTCTGATGTCCTTGGGTAAAGACAGCACGGTGACGGCTAATAATGTCGAGCTGTCAACAAGCGGTGCCGAAGCACATGGTGCAATAGTATCGGATGGCAGCAAGCTAACGATCACCGGCGGTTCAGTCACTGCGTTAGGCGACAAGGCTGCGGCGTTGCATGCGCTATCTTCTAGCAAGGCGATGAACACCAGCACTGCCACCATCACCAATGCGACGCTGCGATCGGACAAAGGCGTCGGCATTACTGTAACGGGCCCTAGTGTAATCTTGAAGGCGGATCTCACCGGATCAACGATCAGTGGGGCGAGCGGGCTGTTGAGTGTTAAAGATGGCGGCGCTCTCAATCTGACGGCCGACGCTGCCTCCAAGCTAACAGGCACAGCGGTGGTGGATGCCAAATCCTTCGCCAATCTCACTCTGCAAAACAATGCGGTGTGGAACATAACAGGCAATTCCAACCTGACGTCACTCACCTTGGATGGCGGAACGCTGCGATATGAGGCGGCCTCGGCATTGCAGATAAACCAGCCGCTTAACCTCGATGCGCGCGGTGCCACCATCGACACCCAAAATCTTGATGTCGGTCTCTGGACAAAACTCTCAGGCGCTGGCGGGCTGACCAAAACAGGAGACGGAAAACTGATCCTTTATGTGCAAAGCGATTATTATAAAGGACAGACAAAAGTGGCGGCCGGAACACTGGAGGTCATTGGTCAGCTGGGCGGTGTCGTAACCGTTCAGGACAAAGCAAAACTCGGCGGCTCCGGCAGGGTTGGCAGTCTGATCGTCGAGAAGGGCGGTACAGCAGCGCCGGGCAATTCCGTTGGTACTACGCTGCAAGCAGGCGATGCAACTTTTAAACAGGGCAGTATCTTTGACGTGGAAATCACGAAAGATAAATCCCGTACGGACCAACTCGTCGTGGACGGAGAAGCGCATCTTTTGGGCGGTATCGTGAATGTCCGTCTGGAAGGCGACAAGGCACTCCTGACAAAGGAAACGGTCGAGAGCCTGTTCAAGAAGAACTATGTCATTCTGACAGCAGGCAAGATGACCGGGAAATTCGACGACGTTTTTCCTCACTATAACTATATCAGCCCGTCGCTTGCCTATACGGATAAGGCAGTGGTTCTGGGCTTTGATCTGACACCTGCTGCCAAGACCGAAGCAGAACAAAAATTGGTCAAAGAGCAGCAAGAATTGGCTGCTAAGCAAAAGCTGGACAGCGACAAAATCAAGGCTAGTGACAACCCTGTCAAGACCGGTGAGAACCCGATCAAAACCAGTGAGAATTCGGTGAAGACGGGCGAAGGCCAGCAGCCGAAACCGGTCGTGGATAAGGATCAGCAGCCGAAACCGACTAACGATAAGCAGCCGCCGTCGGTCGTGGATAAGGGCCAGCAGCCGCAACCGGCTAACGATAAGCAGCCGAAACCGGTCGTGGATAAGGATCAGCAGCCGAAACCGGCTAGCGATAAGCAGCCGAAACCGGTCGTGGATAAGGATCAGCAGCCGAAGCCGGCTAGCGATAAGCAGCCGCCATCGGTCGTGGCTAACGGTCAGCAGCCGCAACCGGCTAGCGATAAGCAGCCGCCGTCGGTCGTGGATAAGGATCAGCAGCCGAAACCGGCTAGCGATAAGCAGCCGCCATCGGTCGTGGCTAACGGTCAGCAGCCGCAACCGGCTAGCGATAAGCAGCCACCATCGGTCGTGGATAAGGATCAGCAGCCGAAACCGGTCGTGGATAAGGATCAGCAGCCGAAGCCGGCTAGCGATAAGCAGCCGCCGTCGGTTGTGGCTAACGGTCAGCAGCCGCAACCGGCTAGCGATAAGCAGCCGAAACCGGTCGTGGATAAGGATCAGCAGCCGCAACCGGCTAGCGATAAGCAGCCGAAACCGGTCGTGGATAAGGATCAGCAGCCGAAACCGGCTAGCGATAAGCAGCCGCCGTCGGTCGTGGATAAGGATCAGCAGCCGAAACCGGCTAGCGATAAGCAGCCGCCGTCGGTTGTGGCTAACGGTCAGCAGCCGCAACCGGCTAACGATAAGCAGCCGAAACCGGTCGTGGATAAGGATCAGCAGCCGAAACCGGCTAGCGATAAGCAGCCGAAACCGGTCGTGGATAAGGTCCAACTCCCGTCAGTCAACGTGATTGCCGACGGCAAGACGCAAATCGCAAGCGGAACCTACGACACTGGCAAAACCGATGGGGGAGCGGGAAGTGCGCTGATCGCCCGCAACAAGGAAGGTGTCATCACCAGTAGTACACCGCTGGTGATCAACACTGGCGGCAACGATGCCAGCGGGGTGGTGGCTGCGAAGGGTGGAAAGATCACATTATCCGAAGGCACCACGGTCAATACATCGGGAAACAATGCAAGAGCGCTTCTTTCATGGGATCCCCGGTCGAGCATTTCGGGGGAAAATCTTACAATTTTAACCAAGGGAGAGACCGCAGATGGCGCTAAGGCCCTTGGTGAAGGGTTGGTTAAGCTGACCGGAGGAACTGTAACGACAACAGGCAGGAAAGCTGACGGTCTTGTTTCCTATGAGAAAGGCAGCCAAATAACGGCCGAGGGTGCCGAGATTTTCACCAAGGGAGACGAAGCAGTCGGGGTTATGGCGGAGAAGGGTGGCTCGATTACACTGACAGGCGGAAAGGTCGTGACGTCAGGCAAGCAGGCTGACGGGGTGCTGGCTCTGGACGGTGGAACGATCAATTTACTCGAAGGCACCACGGTGGAAGCATCGGGACCTTACGCAGGAGCGCTTTCCTCATTTGGTTCCCAATCGCACATTTCGGGGAAGAATCTCAGCCTTTCAACCAAAGGAGACCTAGCAATCGGCGCTGAGGCGCAAGAGGGGGGGGTAGTTGAGCTGACTGGCGGAAAGGTCACGACAACAGGCCTTTATGCTCACGGTCTGCTTTCCTCTCGTAAAGGCAGCCGGTTAACCGCCAATGGTGTCGAGACTTCAACCAGCGGTGTTGATACATATGGTGTGGCAGTGAGTGAATGCGGCGAGCTAACAATAATCGGCGGCTCAATCACTGTATCAGGCGACCGGTCTGCGGCATTGTTTTCGCAATCTTTTGCCGACATGATCGACCCCAATATTGCCACCATCACCAATGCAAAGCTGCGGTCGGACAAAGGCGTCGGTATTGATGTAAAGGACATTGGTACAACCCTGACGGCACATCTCACCGGATCAACGGTCAGCGGCGCGAGCGGGCTGTTGAGTGTTGAAGATGGCGGCACTCTCAATCTGACGGCCGACGCTGCCTCCAAGCTAACAGGCACAGCGGTGGTGGATGCCAAATCCTTCGCCAATCTCACTCTGCAAAACAATGCGGTGTGGAACATAACAGGCAATTCCAACCTGACGTCACTCACCTTGGATGGCGGAACGCTGCGATATGAGGCGGCCTCGGCATTGCAGACAACCAAGCCGCTTGACCTCAAGGAGCGCGGTGCCACCATCGACACCCAAAATCTTGATGTCCTTCTCTCGACAAAACTCTCAGGCGCTGGCGGGCTGACCAAAACAGGAGACGGAAAACTGATCCTTGATGCGCAAAGCGGTGATTATAAAGGACAGACAAAAGTGGCGGCCGGAACATTGGCGGTCAATGGTCAGCTGGGTGGTGTTGTAACCGTTCAGGACAAAGCAAAACTCGGCGGCTCCGGCAGGGTTGGCACTCTGATCGTCGAGAAGGGCGGTACAGCAGCGCCGGGCAATTCCGTTGGTACGCTGCAAGCAGGTGATGCAACTTTTAAACAGGGCAGTATCTTTGACGTGGAAATCACGAAAGATAAATCCCGTACGGACCAAATCGCCGTGGACGGAGAGGCGCATCTTTTGGGCGGTATCGTGAATGTCCGTCTGGAAGGCGACAAGGCACTCCTGACAAAGGAAACGGTCGAGAGCCTGTTCAAGAAGAACTATGTCATTCTGACAGCAGGCAAGATGACCGGGAAATTCGACGACGTTTTTCCTCACTATAACTATATCAGCCCGTCGCTTGCCTATACGGATAAGACAGTGGTTCTGGGCTTTGATCTGGTGCCGCCAGTGTCAAAACCAGTTGATGAAGCAAAGCCACCCGTGGCAAACGTACCTGTTCAGCCAGTACCGGCATTTGCCGAGCCACCAAAGCCAACGGTCGTGGTTACGCCAAAGCCAGTTGATGCACCAAAGCCACCCGTGGCAAACGTACCTGTTCAGCCAGTACCGGCATTTGCCGAGCCACCAAAGCCACCGGTCGTGGTTGCGCCAAAGCCAGTTGATGCACCAAAGCCACCCGTGGCAAACGTACCTGCTCAGCCAGTACCGGCACCTGCCGAGCAGCCAAAGCCACCGGTGGTGGTTGCGTCGGTTCAGCCAGCGCCAAAGCCAGTTGATGCACCAAAGCCACCCGTGGCCAACGTACCTGCTCAGCCAGTACAAGCACCTGCCGAGCAGCCAAAGCCACCGGTAGTGGTTGCGTCGGTTCAGCCAGTGTCAAAACCAGTTGATGAAGCAAAGCCACCCGTGGCAAACGTACCTGCTCAGCCAGTACAAGCACCGGTCGAACAGCCGAAGGTTGTGGCACCGGTCGCAACCGCGGTGCAGCCAGTAGATCAGCGCAAAGCCGAGGAAGAGGCCGACCGCCTGAAAACAGCACTTTTGAAAGAACGGGTGAAAAATCTCGCTCTCGTCGATACCGTGACGAATAACCAGAAGAGTGTGGGGGCTGCAATCAAGACGTTTGATCTCGGCAACCCGCTTCTGAACACGGTTCTCTTCTCAAAAGTTGGCGAAAAGCTCGATTATGACGCTCTGGGCGGCGATATTCATGCCTCGCTCAGAGGGGCTTTGGCCAAGGACAGCCAGTTTGTGCGTGATGCGGCAAGCGACCGTATCCGTGCCGCCTTTGGTGATGCCACAGGCAGCAAGGCGGCGCCGGTGCTGGCATATGGTCCTGAAACAAAACGGGGCAATGCGGTCGCAGGTGAAGCCTTTGCCGCCGTTGAACCTGCCGCGTCAACCACTGCGCTCTGGGGCACAGCCTATGGTTCGCGCAACCATGCGGGCACTGACGGCAATGCCGCTGGTTTCAGCCGCAACACTGGCGGGCTCATCACCGGTCTTGATGGCGTTCTTGCCGAAACATGGCGCTTTGGTCTGCTTGCGGGCTATGGCAATACATCGCTGAATGCAGATCGCAGTCACGCTTCTGTCGATACCTATCAGGTCGGTGTCTATGGCGGCACGAAAGTGGATGCGTTGACCTTGAGCCTCGGCACCAGCTTTGCCCATCATGAGATCAGCACGCGCCGCAAGGTTGCTTTCGGTTCCATCGCCGAGACGGACAAAGCCGAGTACGCCGCCAACACGGTGCAGGTCTTTGGCGAGGCTGCCTATCGCATTGATACACCCTATGCGGCACTCGAACCCTTTGCCGCTGCCGCCTATACCCATCTCAAAGCCAATGATTTTGCTGAACTTGGCGGTATCACGGCTCTGTCTGGCCTATCCGGCACAACGGACCTCACAACAACGACCTTGGGTGTCAGGGCCTCGCACAGCTTCGTCTTGAGCGGGACGACTGTGCTCACCGCCCGGGGCATGGCGGGTTGGCGCCACGCCTATGGTGATCGGGCTCCCGATGTTTCGGTGGCACTTGCCGGTGCTGATGGCATGTTGGTTGCGGGTCTGCCATTGGCACAGGACACAGCGCTTGCCGAAGCTGGCCTTTCCTTTGATATCGGCAAAGCCACAACCATCGGTGTCACCTATACGGGTCAGTTCTCGCAACAAGCTCATGACAATGCCGTCAAGGCTGATCTGACAGTCCGGTTTTAA